One window of the Desulfobotulus mexicanus genome contains the following:
- a CDS encoding RNA methyltransferase, translating to MDDQIMDSTLSNKVRIVLCRPKFSENIGASARAMKNMGFSRLVVVTEEKPEMERVYRMATHAARDVIDSMEFHENVMDAVSDAGYVVGTTARLGRNRKRSLLTPLQLAEQVCLTAPENEIAILFGSEDRGLENDDLRLCHAFVNIPTADFSSLNLAQAVMVITHTLFSYKAPERQEPLPKLATRQELEDLYRHMQEVLIRIDFMRPDNPDYWLDNFRHLISRMPLRSREVRMLRGICRQIQWYGEDSYGKGIKEAEKAR from the coding sequence ATGGATGACCAGATCATGGACAGTACTTTAAGCAATAAAGTTCGCATTGTTCTCTGCCGGCCAAAGTTTTCTGAAAATATAGGTGCTTCTGCCAGAGCCATGAAGAATATGGGATTTTCCCGGCTTGTGGTGGTAACGGAAGAAAAGCCTGAGATGGAAAGGGTGTACCGTATGGCAACCCATGCGGCAAGGGATGTCATCGATTCCATGGAATTCCATGAAAATGTAATGGATGCGGTTTCCGATGCCGGGTATGTGGTGGGTACTACGGCAAGGCTTGGCAGAAACCGGAAAAGGAGCCTGCTTACTCCCCTGCAGCTGGCGGAACAGGTCTGCCTCACAGCGCCTGAAAATGAAATAGCCATTCTCTTTGGTTCCGAAGACCGTGGACTTGAAAATGATGACCTGCGGCTCTGTCACGCTTTTGTAAATATTCCCACAGCGGATTTTTCATCTCTAAACCTGGCCCAGGCCGTCATGGTAATTACCCACACCCTCTTTTCCTACAAAGCCCCGGAACGGCAGGAACCCCTGCCTAAACTCGCCACACGCCAAGAACTGGAAGACCTTTACCGACACATGCAGGAAGTGCTCATTCGCATTGACTTCATGCGACCGGACAATCCGGATTACTGGCTGGATAACTTCCGCCACCTCATCTCCCGCATGCCCCTCAGATCCAGAGAAGTGCGTATGCTCAGGGGTATCTGCCGCCAGATTCAGTGGTATGGGGAAGATTCCTATGGAAAAGGCATAAAAGAAGCCGAAAAAGCCCGCTGA
- the gspG gene encoding type II secretion system major pseudopilin GspG gives MAENRLFHGGQMKGNISQKGFTLIEVMVVIVILGILAGWIAPKLLGRTDDARQVKAEMDIASFETALRLYRLDNGRYPTTEEGLEALVRKPDSASERWREGGYLESRRIPLDPWGNAYIYLSPGIHEEYDIISYGADGVAGGEGANADITSWEKD, from the coding sequence ATGGCAGAAAACAGACTTTTTCACGGAGGACAAATGAAGGGCAATATCTCACAGAAGGGTTTTACCCTCATTGAAGTGATGGTAGTAATTGTCATACTGGGGATTCTTGCGGGCTGGATTGCTCCCAAGCTTCTGGGAAGAACCGATGATGCAAGACAGGTGAAAGCGGAGATGGATATTGCTTCCTTTGAGACCGCACTGAGGCTTTACCGGCTGGATAATGGCCGTTATCCCACCACGGAAGAAGGTCTGGAAGCACTGGTGCGAAAGCCGGATTCCGCCTCGGAGAGATGGCGTGAAGGCGGTTATCTGGAAAGTCGCAGGATTCCCCTTGATCCCTGGGGTAATGCCTATATCTATCTTTCTCCCGGCATCCATGAAGAATACGACATTATTTCCTATGGTGCCGATGGCGTGGCCGGAGGCGAAGGTGCCAATGCGGATATCACTTCATGGGAAAAGGACTGA
- a CDS encoding type IV pilus modification PilV family protein, with protein sequence MNEHGQKGFTLLEVMIALSILAIVLTAVLSLHARSITMLDRSSADILAPYLAAEVLSSISRELPDPASLQGNFERFPDLSWQASVTPAPGLAAGMVAEEESRYLFFVDVRILRHKTLLFRLETLRGVLP encoded by the coding sequence ATGAATGAACATGGACAGAAGGGCTTTACCCTACTTGAGGTGATGATTGCCCTGAGCATCCTTGCCATTGTGCTGACAGCGGTCCTGAGTCTCCATGCCCGGAGCATAACCATGCTGGATCGTTCCAGTGCGGATATTCTGGCTCCATATCTGGCTGCCGAAGTCCTCAGCAGCATTTCCAGAGAGCTTCCTGACCCTGCCTCCCTTCAGGGAAACTTTGAGCGTTTTCCGGATCTTTCCTGGCAGGCTTCCGTTACGCCCGCACCGGGCCTCGCTGCCGGCATGGTTGCCGAAGAGGAGAGCCGATATCTGTTTTTTGTGGATGTGCGCATACTAAGACACAAGACTCTCCTCTTCCGCCTTGAAACCCTGAGGGGGGTTCTTCCATGA
- a CDS encoding prepilin-type N-terminal cleavage/methylation domain-containing protein, with translation MENTSKFSGFTLMELVVVMALMAVILSVSFPRIRTSMEADQHRRAVERFIVMLENSGKQAYEKKEEITLVLAADGRSMQGTGGEGDIFDFPDSFGVQTMRRAGKDFPETREIGFYPEGYSDPVFFWIDGVRGRRTLIMHPLIMRVEVVDGFIFPEGWDHE, from the coding sequence TTGGAAAATACCTCAAAATTTTCAGGCTTTACACTGATGGAGCTTGTTGTGGTCATGGCTCTGATGGCTGTGATCCTTTCCGTCAGTTTTCCAAGAATACGCACATCCATGGAGGCGGATCAGCATAGACGAGCCGTGGAGCGTTTTATTGTGATGCTTGAGAATAGCGGAAAACAGGCTTATGAAAAAAAAGAGGAAATAACTTTAGTGCTGGCTGCCGATGGCCGGAGTATGCAGGGAACGGGCGGAGAAGGAGATATCTTTGACTTTCCCGACAGTTTTGGTGTGCAGACCATGCGGCGGGCGGGAAAGGATTTTCCTGAAACCCGGGAGATCGGCTTTTATCCCGAAGGATACTCAGACCCTGTTTTTTTCTGGATAGACGGTGTCCGGGGACGCAGAACCCTGATCATGCATCCGCTTATTATGAGGGTGGAGGTTGTGGACGGTTTCATTTTCCCCGAGGGCTGGGACCATGAATGA
- a CDS encoding pyridoxamine 5'-phosphate oxidase family protein: MNDLMAKNPGDIDETIRRVLERNRLAVLATQREGQPHASLMAFTPLEGLRFLAFATYRDTLKYESIQQDRRVAILVEDRERDDSQPGRRIVLTALGEAVETPEEERQANIATHLARHPDLQGFLSSPECEFIRVAVQAYQVVSGVDDVRWYQID, from the coding sequence ATGAACGATCTCATGGCAAAGAACCCTGGTGATATAGATGAAACTATCCGGCGTGTGCTTGAGCGGAACCGGCTGGCTGTGCTGGCTACTCAGCGTGAAGGTCAGCCTCACGCCAGCCTGATGGCCTTTACGCCGCTGGAGGGCTTGCGCTTCCTTGCCTTTGCGACCTACCGTGATACACTCAAGTACGAGAGCATCCAGCAGGACCGAAGGGTGGCTATTCTTGTGGAGGATCGAGAGAGAGATGACAGTCAGCCCGGCAGGCGGATTGTTCTTACAGCGCTTGGTGAAGCTGTCGAGACTCCCGAAGAGGAGCGTCAGGCAAATATTGCGACGCACTTAGCACGTCACCCTGACCTTCAAGGATTTCTCAGTTCACCTGAGTGTGAGTTTATACGTGTGGCTGTTCAGGCCTATCAGGTGGTGAGCGGCGTTGACGATGTCCGCTGGTACCAGATTGATTGA
- a CDS encoding prepilin-type N-terminal cleavage/methylation domain-containing protein, with amino-acid sequence MKIKLKFLTGKKSEAGFTLMEIMVAIVILAIVMGASYASFSALAGTDQAMGPMLKNLEEARRTVVWLERDFSSTSVSLPPAYRKPELFEDEPDPFRFEAWEESFGNGRFSGVRFTADAHLSLFGSTLKGVTLISYTIGEKKDGSLALYRSDHIHPYPDHERTEVLRFLVSENIQKFTLDFLDEKGEWHREWDSESNRYGWATPRAVRVRLETGKGADAKPMETEISIPVWRESQGDL; translated from the coding sequence ATGAAAATAAAGTTAAAATTTCTGACTGGAAAAAAATCCGAAGCTGGATTCACCCTCATGGAAATCATGGTTGCCATTGTGATCCTTGCCATAGTCATGGGAGCTTCCTACGCATCCTTTTCCGCCCTTGCCGGAACAGATCAGGCCATGGGGCCCATGCTGAAAAATCTGGAAGAAGCCCGCAGAACAGTGGTATGGCTTGAAAGGGATTTTTCTTCCACCAGCGTTTCCCTGCCACCTGCCTACAGAAAACCGGAACTCTTTGAAGATGAACCGGATCCTTTTCGTTTTGAAGCCTGGGAAGAAAGCTTTGGCAATGGGCGTTTTTCAGGAGTCCGTTTTACAGCAGATGCCCATCTTTCACTTTTCGGATCGACCCTGAAGGGGGTTACCCTTATATCCTACACCATTGGAGAGAAAAAGGACGGGAGCCTTGCCCTTTACCGCAGTGACCATATCCATCCCTATCCGGATCACGAGCGTACGGAGGTACTGCGTTTTCTGGTAAGTGAAAATATCCAAAAGTTTACCCTGGATTTTCTGGATGAAAAGGGAGAATGGCACAGGGAATGGGATTCGGAAAGCAACCGCTACGGCTGGGCTACTCCCAGAGCGGTGCGGGTGCGGCTGGAAACGGGAAAGGGAGCTGATGCAAAGCCCATGGAAACAGAAATAAGCATTCCCGTATGGCGGGAATCCCAGGGAGATTTATGA
- a CDS encoding superoxide dismutase: MNQQVSPHVLPVLPYADNALDPVITASTIGFHYGKHHRAYVDNLNRLIAGTEYADMSLEDIIKATSGKADRAGIFNNAAQIWNHTFYWKSLSPNGGGEPPAALKQKMEAEFGSVEVCKTAFSEAALTQFGSGWAWLVMDGDSLKVVKTANADLPLTTGLKPLLTLDVWEHAYYLDYQNRRPDYVKAVLEKLVNWEFALENAF; the protein is encoded by the coding sequence ATGAATCAGCAGGTATCCCCCCATGTTCTGCCCGTTCTTCCCTATGCAGACAATGCACTGGATCCGGTGATCACGGCCAGCACCATTGGATTCCATTACGGAAAGCATCACAGGGCCTATGTGGATAATCTGAACAGGCTCATTGCCGGTACGGAATATGCTGATATGTCTTTGGAAGACATTATTAAAGCGACATCCGGCAAGGCAGACAGGGCCGGAATTTTCAACAATGCCGCCCAGATATGGAATCATACCTTTTACTGGAAAAGCCTCAGCCCTAATGGCGGTGGCGAACCCCCTGCAGCTTTGAAGCAGAAAATGGAAGCGGAATTTGGCAGTGTGGAAGTCTGCAAGACAGCGTTTTCCGAAGCAGCCCTTACACAGTTTGGCAGCGGATGGGCCTGGCTTGTAATGGATGGGGATAGCCTGAAGGTCGTCAAAACAGCTAATGCGGATCTTCCGCTGACTACAGGTCTCAAACCTCTTCTGACCCTTGATGTATGGGAACATGCCTATTATCTGGATTATCAGAACAGAAGGCCTGATTATGTGAAGGCCGTTCTTGAGAAGCTTGTTAACTGGGAGTTTGCCCTTGAAAATGCTTTCTGA
- the ndk gene encoding nucleoside-diphosphate kinase, whose product MEQTLALIKPDAVTKGSMGAILQRMEKENFRISAMKMLQLSRKEAAAFYHVHREKGFFDSLVDFMTSGPLVALVLERENAISHWRSVMGATDYRKAEEGTIRKEFATALERNAVHGSDAEDTAKEEISFFFSKREQV is encoded by the coding sequence ATGGAACAGACACTGGCCCTGATCAAACCCGATGCCGTTACCAAAGGCAGTATGGGTGCCATTCTCCAGCGCATGGAAAAAGAAAATTTCCGGATATCTGCCATGAAAATGCTTCAGCTTTCCCGGAAGGAAGCTGCAGCCTTTTACCATGTTCACCGGGAAAAAGGCTTTTTTGACAGCCTTGTGGATTTCATGACCTCAGGTCCTCTGGTGGCCCTTGTGCTGGAAAGGGAAAATGCCATTTCTCACTGGCGCAGTGTCATGGGTGCCACAGACTACAGAAAAGCAGAAGAAGGTACCATCAGAAAAGAATTTGCCACTGCCCTTGAACGTAATGCCGTACATGGCTCAGATGCAGAGGATACGGCAAAAGAAGAAATAAGCTTTTTCTTCAGCAAGAGGGAGCAGGTCTGA